One genomic window of Stieleria sp. JC731 includes the following:
- a CDS encoding PEP-CTERM sorting domain-containing protein (PEP-CTERM proteins occur, often in large numbers, in the proteomes of bacteria that also encode an exosortase, a predicted intramembrane cysteine proteinase. The presence of a PEP-CTERM domain at a protein's C-terminus predicts cleavage within the sorting domain, followed by covalent anchoring to some some component of the (usually Gram-negative) cell surface. Many PEP-CTERM proteins exhibit an unusual sequence composition that includes large numbers of potential glycosylation sites. Expression of one such protein has been shown restore the ability of a bacterium to form floc, a type of biofilm.): MRLWLLLLIAGWATSSQAGLTFYSNQLAFNNATAGMFFETETFEGYAAGLLGDDIEHAFNGFTAKSVETAGAGGGALGSTAFYVSPGFSAAGLSPFTTSTHLGWTEEIDTPLVKLTGDADFGPSVTLKFNQPVNAASFLFLDNDQSDQYELSIDGTNIGSQFPNGLAKKVLFFGIVDDTGTFSELTFTPETSGAGGFVDTFGIDNVSFSSNVTVPEPTTALSFLAITTSVCLYRRRRV, from the coding sequence ATGCGTCTTTGGCTATTGCTGCTGATTGCGGGATGGGCAACCAGTTCTCAGGCGGGACTCACCTTCTACTCCAATCAGCTTGCGTTCAACAACGCAACTGCGGGTATGTTTTTCGAAACCGAGACTTTCGAAGGCTACGCCGCCGGATTGCTGGGCGACGATATCGAACACGCGTTCAATGGTTTCACTGCAAAGTCAGTCGAAACCGCTGGTGCGGGCGGCGGAGCGCTCGGATCAACGGCCTTCTACGTGTCACCTGGGTTTTCTGCGGCTGGCCTTTCCCCGTTCACAACATCAACCCACCTTGGTTGGACCGAAGAAATTGACACCCCTTTGGTCAAATTAACTGGCGATGCAGATTTTGGCCCGAGTGTCACACTTAAATTCAATCAGCCGGTCAACGCAGCATCTTTTCTGTTTCTCGACAACGACCAAAGCGACCAATACGAGCTGAGTATTGATGGCACCAATATCGGTAGCCAATTCCCGAATGGACTTGCTAAGAAAGTCCTCTTCTTCGGGATTGTGGACGACACCGGAACCTTCAGCGAACTGACCTTTACTCCCGAAACATCAGGTGCTGGCGGTTTCGTCGATACCTTTGGAATCGACAACGTCAGCTTCTCTAGCAACGTCACTGTACCAGAACCGACGACGGCATTGAGCTTCTTGGCCATCACCACATCGGTATGCCTTTACCGACGTCGCCGAGTGTAG
- a CDS encoding response regulator — MSDLKILLVDDDPVTRSMLKHTLKANGYRTDDASDGHAALEKLSEQSFQIVISDWNMPRMDGLALCEQIRKHDSEGYIYTILLTSNNAMEDRVTGLRSGADDFIGKPFNKDELLERVAAGERVLSLETREALIFALAKLAESRDTDTGLHLERVQRYARFLTQELIADPEFVDIIDEEFIQLVYQTSPLHDIGKVGIPDSVLLHPGKLTPEQFEVMQSHTIIGAECLEGAIAKSPNAKFLHMAHDIARSHHEKFDGSGYPDGLVGDQIPLAARIVAIADVYDALRSRRVYKEAFSHEKAMQIICGDSGSHFDPRLVEAFERIAQQFAAIASRFAEPDEASEPVDIAEKPDEVTIENRKDLGLQLLGT; from the coding sequence ATGAGCGATTTAAAGATCCTACTGGTTGACGACGATCCGGTAACGCGATCGATGTTGAAACATACCCTGAAAGCCAATGGTTATCGCACCGATGACGCCAGTGATGGGCATGCCGCACTGGAGAAGTTGTCCGAGCAATCATTCCAAATCGTTATCAGCGATTGGAATATGCCACGCATGGATGGCTTGGCTCTGTGCGAGCAGATTCGCAAACATGATAGTGAAGGATACATCTATACGATTTTGTTGACGTCCAACAACGCGATGGAAGATCGTGTGACGGGGCTTCGGTCTGGAGCAGATGACTTTATCGGAAAGCCTTTCAACAAAGACGAATTGCTCGAACGTGTCGCGGCGGGCGAACGCGTGCTCAGTCTCGAAACTCGCGAAGCTTTGATCTTTGCTTTGGCAAAATTGGCCGAGAGCCGAGACACTGACACCGGATTGCATCTAGAAAGGGTGCAGCGATACGCTCGCTTCTTGACTCAGGAATTGATCGCCGATCCAGAGTTCGTTGACATCATCGACGAGGAATTTATCCAACTGGTTTATCAGACCAGCCCGCTGCACGATATTGGCAAAGTCGGAATTCCAGATAGCGTGTTGCTACATCCTGGAAAGCTGACACCGGAACAATTCGAAGTGATGCAGTCGCACACAATTATTGGTGCGGAGTGTTTGGAAGGTGCGATCGCAAAGTCGCCCAATGCAAAGTTTCTGCACATGGCACACGATATTGCGAGATCTCATCACGAAAAATTTGATGGCAGCGGGTATCCGGATGGACTTGTCGGTGACCAGATTCCACTTGCCGCCAGGATTGTCGCCATCGCCGACGTTTATGACGCACTGCGATCGCGGCGAGTCTATAAAGAAGCCTTCAGTCACGAAAAAGCAATGCAAATTATTTGTGGCGATTCAGGATCACATTTTGATCCTCGACTGGTCGAAGCATTCGAACGCATTGCTCAACAGTTCGCCGCAATCGCTTCCAGATTTGCAGAACCTGACGAGGCATCAGAGCCTGTTGATATTGCTGAAAAACCCGATGAAGTCACGATTGAGAACCGCAAGGACCTAGGGCTGCAGCTATTGGGAACTTGA
- the amt gene encoding ammonium transporter — MGNSQIDLVWVLICTGQVLMMQAGFCLLESGFSRAKNSINVAAKNLADICVAMLCFWIVGFGLMFGQSNQGWFGTTEFCFEAGGARLTAFFLFQAAFCGTATTIISGAVAERMRFRAYLFVSVFVSAIIYPICGHWAWGGIFSGQSIGWLAELGFVDFAGSTMVHSVGAWTSLAAILVIGPRLGRFSHKRGPIRGSSLPSAVLGAVLLWFGWLGFNGGSVLGLSDEVPKILLNTCLAAACGGCLPLLVSSLFGKTFELSDTINGVIAGLVSITACCHAVSPLSSIAIGSAGGLICMASTQLLTRLKIDDAINAIPAHGAAGVWGTLAYAIFADPALFGPGISRWDQLGIQATGVGSVFVWTFGISSITFAVVNRFWPMRVDRKSEYYGLNTTEHEASTELVELLGSMKQHYQSGNFRRRVRREPFTEVGQIATVYNRVIHRVHSEITARENAENQYREIYQRALEGIYQTTLEGRFIKANPALIELLGYDNLDELVSSITDLATQCYVDPERRHEFMRRMSAAGKVSDFRSEIRKRGGETLWVSENARIVCTEAGVPLYYEGTVADITERMTAERLQYEKEQAEAANQAKSQFLAGMSHEMRTPLNGIISMLDLIEESESEGQRERYLRIAKQSSKSLLQLINDVLDLSKIEAGKLELERQICDVGEVVDEAVEMLYHRGHEKGLQMVREISPDVPSDFVGDSNRLRQILVNLIANAVKFTDRGHVTVSVEPIQTRGSSEALRFEVVDTGVGIPADRVDLIFDSFAQADSSTTRCYGGTGLGLSICRQLVDSMGGQIGVESKEGLGSTFWFELPVQRDGSRLRSRIERSTDSNEKRSLLQSLHVLFVGEDSLENKMIYDDLDRWGANVRWQRNTTDLNSLPNTTEPFKLLVACDSIVSGVSHPKEWDAIPHRLLIGSNESDNTFSVALARPIRSSQLLDTIHSSLALESQNDDATKAVTSSRPSNFGGGRQVLVVDDNEVNRIVASELLRSLGFIPTAVESGRQAIKALQAASYSVVLMDCEMPEMDGFQTTGRLLQMHREGLLDAAADQPLVIIALTAQAIAEDRTRCLDAGMDDYLTKPIVREQFASVLWKHLGAPPVAPEGPPIDLDSVVDRCGGSEEAAFEVLRLFSEQAMTIGSQLTAAAGQTANDPGSIRDAAHCLKGMAANVSACQIAETAGSIELATSKDSFTALSSTDTEQLRDRIERCVDWIEKTLQEQA, encoded by the coding sequence ATGGGGAATTCACAAATCGATTTGGTTTGGGTGCTGATTTGTACCGGCCAAGTCTTAATGATGCAGGCAGGATTCTGTTTGCTCGAGAGCGGGTTTTCGCGAGCCAAGAACAGTATCAATGTCGCCGCCAAAAACTTGGCCGATATTTGCGTCGCGATGCTTTGCTTTTGGATCGTCGGCTTCGGACTGATGTTTGGTCAATCCAATCAAGGATGGTTCGGTACGACAGAGTTTTGTTTTGAAGCCGGCGGGGCGAGACTAACCGCGTTCTTCCTTTTCCAAGCAGCATTCTGTGGAACGGCGACCACGATCATCTCGGGGGCCGTTGCTGAACGGATGCGTTTTCGTGCCTACCTGTTCGTCTCTGTCTTCGTTAGCGCGATCATCTATCCGATCTGTGGGCATTGGGCATGGGGAGGAATCTTTAGCGGGCAGTCCATTGGCTGGTTGGCTGAGTTGGGCTTTGTCGATTTCGCCGGAAGCACAATGGTGCACTCTGTCGGTGCTTGGACGTCGCTCGCTGCAATTCTCGTGATCGGTCCTCGACTGGGGCGTTTTAGTCACAAACGCGGACCGATTCGCGGCAGCAGTCTGCCCAGCGCGGTCTTGGGCGCCGTCTTATTATGGTTTGGCTGGTTGGGATTCAACGGCGGCAGTGTCTTGGGACTGTCAGACGAGGTGCCGAAGATCCTTTTGAATACTTGCTTGGCTGCCGCGTGTGGTGGATGCCTTCCGCTTTTGGTTTCCAGCCTATTCGGAAAGACTTTCGAGCTGTCCGATACGATCAACGGAGTCATCGCAGGCTTGGTCTCGATCACTGCCTGTTGCCATGCGGTAAGTCCTCTGTCTTCGATCGCAATCGGCTCCGCTGGCGGATTGATCTGCATGGCGTCAACGCAGTTGCTTACCCGATTGAAAATTGATGATGCGATCAACGCGATTCCAGCCCACGGTGCTGCCGGTGTATGGGGAACGCTTGCCTATGCAATCTTTGCTGATCCGGCTCTGTTCGGTCCTGGCATTAGCCGTTGGGATCAGTTGGGCATCCAAGCAACTGGCGTCGGAAGCGTCTTTGTCTGGACGTTCGGAATTAGCTCGATCACTTTTGCAGTCGTTAACCGTTTTTGGCCGATGCGAGTTGATCGGAAATCAGAGTACTACGGATTGAACACAACCGAACATGAAGCCAGCACGGAATTGGTCGAGTTGCTCGGAAGTATGAAACAACACTACCAATCCGGGAATTTTCGTCGTCGCGTGCGACGTGAGCCTTTCACCGAAGTCGGGCAGATCGCGACGGTCTACAACCGGGTGATTCATCGCGTTCATTCGGAAATCACCGCACGCGAAAATGCCGAAAACCAGTACCGCGAAATTTATCAGCGAGCATTAGAGGGGATCTATCAAACGACTTTGGAAGGTCGTTTCATCAAGGCTAATCCAGCTCTAATCGAATTGTTGGGATACGACAACTTAGACGAACTGGTCAGTTCGATAACGGACCTGGCGACGCAGTGCTACGTCGATCCGGAACGACGTCATGAATTTATGCGTCGAATGTCTGCGGCAGGAAAAGTTAGTGATTTCAGATCCGAGATTCGAAAACGCGGCGGGGAGACACTATGGGTTAGCGAAAACGCAAGGATCGTCTGCACCGAGGCGGGGGTGCCACTCTATTACGAAGGAACCGTTGCTGACATCACCGAACGGATGACCGCTGAACGTTTGCAATATGAAAAAGAACAGGCCGAAGCAGCCAACCAGGCGAAGAGCCAATTCCTTGCAGGTATGAGCCATGAAATGAGAACGCCTTTGAACGGCATCATTTCAATGCTCGACTTGATCGAAGAATCAGAAAGCGAAGGTCAACGAGAACGCTACCTGCGAATCGCGAAGCAGTCTTCGAAGTCGCTTTTACAGCTAATCAATGACGTTCTCGATCTCTCAAAGATCGAAGCAGGGAAGCTTGAACTTGAACGACAGATCTGCGATGTCGGTGAAGTCGTCGATGAGGCTGTCGAAATGCTGTATCACCGCGGGCATGAAAAGGGTCTGCAAATGGTGCGAGAGATCTCACCCGATGTTCCGTCTGACTTTGTCGGGGATTCAAACCGCTTGCGACAGATTTTGGTCAATCTTATCGCAAACGCTGTCAAGTTTACCGACCGTGGTCACGTCACAGTAAGTGTCGAACCTATCCAGACAAGGGGCAGTTCCGAAGCGTTACGTTTCGAAGTCGTCGATACAGGTGTCGGGATCCCTGCCGATCGGGTTGATTTGATCTTTGATTCGTTTGCACAAGCTGATTCGAGCACGACACGCTGCTACGGCGGAACCGGGTTGGGGCTATCTATCTGCCGCCAACTCGTTGATTCGATGGGTGGGCAGATCGGTGTCGAAAGCAAAGAAGGTCTAGGTTCAACATTCTGGTTTGAATTACCGGTACAACGCGACGGATCAAGGCTGCGATCAAGAATCGAGCGATCGACGGATTCGAATGAGAAACGGTCACTTTTGCAATCGCTCCATGTTCTGTTTGTCGGTGAAGACAGTCTCGAAAACAAGATGATCTATGACGATCTAGATCGTTGGGGGGCAAACGTCCGTTGGCAGCGCAATACCACTGACCTAAATTCGCTGCCGAATACCACAGAACCATTTAAACTGCTTGTCGCGTGTGATTCGATCGTCAGTGGAGTAAGCCATCCCAAAGAATGGGATGCAATTCCACACCGTCTGCTGATCGGTAGCAATGAATCGGACAACACGTTCTCGGTTGCATTGGCGAGACCGATTCGTTCGTCGCAGTTGCTAGACACGATTCATTCTTCACTGGCGTTAGAATCACAAAACGACGACGCTACAAAAGCAGTGACTTCGTCCCGACCCTCTAACTTCGGAGGCGGGCGTCAAGTCCTCGTCGTTGATGACAATGAAGTCAATCGCATCGTTGCATCTGAACTGCTACGCTCCCTAGGTTTTATTCCCACCGCTGTCGAAAGTGGCAGACAGGCAATCAAGGCATTGCAAGCGGCATCGTATAGCGTTGTCCTGATGGACTGCGAGATGCCCGAGATGGATGGATTCCAAACGACAGGGCGGCTGCTTCAAATGCACCGCGAAGGATTGTTGGATGCCGCAGCGGATCAACCGCTCGTGATCATCGCGCTGACTGCGCAAGCTATCGCCGAAGATCGGACGCGATGCCTAGATGCAGGGATGGATGACTACCTAACCAAGCCAATCGTTCGTGAACAGTTTGCATCGGTATTGTGGAAACACCTCGGCGCACCACCCGTTGCACCAGAAGGACCGCCAATCGATTTGGATTCGGTCGTGGACCGTTGTGGAGGAAGCGAGGAAGCCGCCTTTGAGGTGCTGCGTTTGTTCTCCGAGCAGGCAATGACAATCGGATCGCAACTGACTGCCGCTGCTGGCCAAACAGCCAACGATCCAGGATCGATACGTGACGCGGCTCATTGCTTGAAAGGGATGGCAGCGAACGTTTCGGCCTGTCAGATAGCCGAAACGGCTGGCAGTATCGAATTGGCGACGAGCAAGGATTCTTTTACGGCGCTGTCGTCAACAGATACAGAGCAGCTACGTGATCGGATCGAACGCTGCGTCGACTGGATCGAGAAAACGTTGCAGGAGCAAGCATGA
- a CDS encoding PEP-CTERM sorting domain-containing protein → MNSIRKIAFFAFSLAVLASSQQASAGLMTLALSIEGAQDNHVEVGKTFNVNVKLNGLQPGMGALWGVGINLPENIVLANPIGAQQGSANSVNSFFGLGKSDLSKLMISVPLVEQSSFSFSALATGAGETTIDASGFAVGFGSMGSGSQFLFAPLTQQLSVTAIPAVPDVDLFAATVPEPSSFALCGLFLGAASIRRRRRHN, encoded by the coding sequence ATGAACTCCATCCGAAAGATTGCATTCTTCGCCTTCTCACTCGCTGTTTTAGCTAGTTCACAGCAAGCAAGTGCAGGATTGATGACACTCGCACTGTCCATAGAGGGGGCACAGGACAATCACGTCGAAGTTGGAAAAACGTTCAACGTCAACGTCAAGTTGAACGGTCTGCAACCAGGGATGGGAGCCCTCTGGGGCGTTGGAATTAATTTGCCTGAAAATATCGTACTGGCAAATCCGATCGGTGCTCAACAAGGTTCTGCCAACTCCGTCAACTCGTTTTTTGGACTTGGGAAAAGCGACCTTTCCAAGCTTATGATTTCAGTGCCTTTGGTGGAACAATCGAGTTTCTCGTTCTCCGCTCTCGCCACGGGTGCGGGTGAGACGACTATCGACGCCAGTGGCTTCGCTGTCGGATTCGGATCGATGGGCAGTGGGTCACAATTTTTATTCGCTCCGCTGACCCAACAACTCAGTGTCACCGCTATTCCCGCAGTTCCCGATGTCGATCTGTTTGCCGCGACAGTTCCTGAGCCATCTTCTTTCGCGCTCTGTGGATTGTTCTTAGGTGCAGCATCCATCCGCCGCCGACGACGACATAACTGA
- the metH gene encoding methionine synthase: MLQTDSSANLVQELIRDRILLLDGAMGTMIQRLKLDEAGVRADRFADHDASIDLKNFSDILCLTHPEKITDIHRAYFEAGSDIVETNSFGASPVGAIEFNISNDVIAEINHAAVACAKKAALEFTEKTPDKPRFVAGSIGPTAMQLAISTDVDDAAHRKTTFQAMRDSYRFQVEALVEAGVDILLPETAIDTLNLKACLFAIKDFFNAGGRRVPVMVSGTFDKGGRTFVSGQSVEAFFTALDHFPMLSIGMNCALGPDIMRPHLEELSNVSDIPVSCHPNAGLPNDMGQFDLGPKAMADIVGEYADNGWINILGGCCGTTPDHIRAMAERVKGLKPKQESTGPVYTRLSGQLPMVMRPEVTFTMVGERTNVTGSRKFARLIREEDYDTAVDIAREQVENGATIIDINFDDALLDGAEAMTRFLRLIAGDSVAASVPVMIDSSKWEVIEAGLQNVQGKAIVNSISLKDGEETFLQRARLVRQYGAAAVVMAFDEKGQAATEEDKVRICKRAYDLLVSQADFPPEDIIFDPNILTVATGIEEHNNYAVDFINAVRRIKKECPGAKTSGGVSNISFSFRGNDRVREAMHSAFLYHAIEAGLDMGIVNAGQLDVYEEIPKDLLEHVEDVLLNRRDDATDRMLEFAETVKGSGKKKSGEDLAWRDAPVAERMKHALIKGIDRFIEEDAEEARQNFDRCLQVIEGPLMGGMQVVGDLFGEGKMFLPQVVKSARVMKKAVAYLEPFMEEEKLAAGLDQASSRGKFLIATVKGDVHDIGKNIVGVVLQCNNFEVIDLGVMVSFETILDEATKNGVDMIGLSGLITPSLDEMVTVAREMKRRGMRMPLLIGGATTSAKHTAVKIAPAYEGPVIHVTDASRSVGVVESLLSDDLRKGFIQKNDEIQSQLAASFRERNQKLVSYKDALEQRFKTDWANVRIDKPSFTGTRVLEDYPLAEIRDYIDWSPFFMTWELKGKYPKIFSDPVVGEEAKKVFDDAQQLLDQIIADGSIKARAAYGFWPAASDGDDVVLFTDESRQTELTRFHFLRQQWERKGQKDFRSLADYVAPIESGREDYLGGFVVTAGIGAEALSMKYKKAGDDYNAIMVQAVADRLAEAFAELLHQKARQDWAYGNEEALSNDELIDEQYRGIRPAAGYPACPDHTEKRTLFDLLDAEQNTTVELTSSFAMTPGAAVSGLYFAHPDARYFAVDRMTKDQIEAYAKRKGMPLEEVERWLSPNLAYDPS; encoded by the coding sequence ATGCTCCAAACAGATTCCTCCGCCAATCTCGTCCAAGAATTGATCCGCGATCGTATCCTGCTGCTCGATGGGGCGATGGGAACCATGATCCAGCGGCTAAAGCTGGATGAAGCTGGAGTCCGTGCGGACCGGTTTGCAGATCACGATGCTAGCATCGACCTGAAGAACTTTAGTGACATCCTTTGTCTGACCCACCCGGAAAAAATCACGGACATCCACCGTGCCTACTTCGAAGCCGGATCAGACATCGTCGAAACGAATTCCTTCGGTGCTTCGCCTGTCGGAGCGATCGAGTTCAACATTTCCAACGACGTGATCGCCGAAATCAATCATGCGGCAGTGGCGTGTGCGAAGAAGGCTGCGCTGGAGTTCACCGAAAAGACGCCGGACAAGCCGCGATTTGTTGCCGGTTCCATCGGTCCGACGGCGATGCAATTGGCGATCAGTACCGACGTCGATGATGCGGCCCATCGCAAGACGACCTTTCAGGCGATGCGCGACAGCTATCGTTTCCAGGTCGAAGCCCTTGTCGAAGCGGGTGTGGATATCCTGTTGCCGGAAACCGCGATCGACACGCTAAATCTGAAAGCGTGCCTCTTCGCGATCAAAGATTTCTTTAATGCCGGTGGTCGGCGAGTGCCGGTGATGGTCAGCGGTACGTTTGACAAAGGCGGGCGGACTTTTGTCAGCGGGCAATCGGTCGAAGCATTTTTCACAGCGCTCGACCACTTCCCGATGCTGTCGATCGGAATGAACTGTGCATTGGGGCCGGACATTATGCGTCCGCACCTCGAAGAATTGTCGAACGTTTCCGACATTCCGGTTAGTTGCCACCCCAACGCCGGACTTCCCAACGATATGGGCCAATTCGATTTGGGCCCAAAAGCAATGGCCGACATCGTCGGTGAATACGCTGACAATGGTTGGATTAATATTCTTGGCGGTTGCTGTGGAACAACGCCGGACCACATTCGTGCAATGGCTGAGCGAGTCAAAGGACTGAAGCCAAAACAGGAAAGTACCGGACCGGTTTACACACGACTTTCGGGACAGTTGCCAATGGTCATGCGACCCGAGGTGACATTCACGATGGTCGGGGAACGCACCAATGTCACCGGCAGTCGCAAGTTTGCTCGTTTAATTCGCGAAGAAGACTATGACACGGCGGTTGATATCGCACGTGAACAGGTCGAAAACGGCGCGACAATTATCGACATCAACTTTGACGATGCATTGCTTGACGGTGCCGAAGCGATGACGCGGTTCTTGCGATTGATCGCAGGCGATTCGGTTGCGGCGTCGGTACCGGTGATGATCGATAGCAGCAAGTGGGAAGTCATCGAAGCGGGACTGCAAAACGTTCAAGGGAAAGCGATCGTCAATTCGATTTCCTTGAAAGACGGCGAAGAGACGTTTCTTCAGCGTGCGAGGTTGGTGCGTCAGTATGGTGCGGCGGCTGTGGTTATGGCCTTTGATGAAAAGGGTCAAGCTGCGACGGAGGAAGACAAGGTGCGAATCTGCAAACGCGCCTACGACTTGCTGGTCAGCCAAGCAGACTTTCCACCAGAAGACATTATCTTTGATCCCAATATTCTGACGGTCGCGACCGGGATCGAAGAGCACAACAACTACGCGGTTGATTTTATCAACGCGGTTCGCCGGATCAAAAAAGAGTGTCCCGGTGCGAAAACCAGCGGCGGTGTCAGCAATATCAGTTTCTCGTTTCGGGGGAACGATCGTGTGCGTGAGGCCATGCACAGTGCGTTCTTGTACCACGCGATCGAAGCTGGCTTGGACATGGGGATTGTCAACGCAGGGCAGCTTGATGTTTACGAAGAGATTCCCAAGGACTTGCTGGAGCATGTCGAGGACGTACTGCTAAATCGTCGTGACGATGCAACCGATCGTATGCTGGAATTTGCCGAAACCGTCAAAGGAAGCGGCAAAAAGAAATCCGGTGAAGATTTAGCTTGGCGTGATGCTCCTGTTGCCGAGCGGATGAAACACGCATTGATCAAAGGTATCGATCGATTCATCGAAGAAGATGCTGAGGAAGCACGTCAAAACTTTGACCGTTGCTTGCAGGTGATCGAAGGTCCGTTGATGGGCGGCATGCAAGTCGTTGGCGACTTGTTCGGCGAAGGCAAAATGTTCCTTCCTCAGGTTGTTAAATCGGCGCGGGTCATGAAAAAGGCTGTGGCCTATCTGGAGCCGTTCATGGAGGAAGAAAAGCTAGCGGCCGGGTTGGACCAGGCATCGTCACGCGGCAAGTTTTTGATCGCGACGGTCAAAGGCGACGTTCATGACATCGGCAAAAACATCGTCGGTGTCGTGTTGCAGTGCAATAACTTTGAAGTCATCGATTTGGGCGTGATGGTCAGCTTCGAAACCATCTTGGATGAAGCGACCAAGAACGGCGTCGATATGATCGGTTTGTCCGGTTTGATCACACCGAGCCTGGATGAAATGGTGACGGTCGCACGCGAGATGAAGCGTCGCGGCATGAGAATGCCGCTGCTGATCGGTGGCGCAACGACAAGTGCGAAACACACCGCGGTGAAAATTGCACCCGCCTACGAAGGGCCGGTCATTCACGTCACCGACGCGAGCCGCAGCGTAGGCGTTGTCGAAAGCTTGCTCAGTGACGACCTGCGGAAAGGATTCATTCAAAAGAATGATGAAATCCAATCACAGCTCGCAGCTAGCTTTCGTGAAAGAAACCAAAAGTTGGTGTCGTACAAGGATGCCCTTGAGCAGCGATTCAAAACCGATTGGGCAAACGTGCGAATCGACAAACCGTCGTTTACCGGCACTCGAGTTCTAGAGGATTACCCTCTTGCCGAAATTCGCGACTACATCGACTGGTCGCCATTTTTCATGACTTGGGAATTGAAGGGGAAGTATCCCAAAATCTTCAGCGACCCCGTTGTCGGTGAAGAGGCAAAAAAGGTGTTTGATGACGCGCAGCAGTTGCTCGATCAAATCATCGCAGACGGTTCGATCAAAGCTCGTGCCGCGTATGGCTTTTGGCCAGCAGCCAGCGATGGCGATGATGTCGTTCTGTTTACCGATGAAAGTCGCCAGACCGAATTGACACGTTTCCATTTCCTTCGCCAGCAATGGGAACGCAAAGGTCAGAAAGATTTTCGGTCGTTGGCTGACTACGTCGCCCCAATCGAGAGTGGACGCGAAGACTACCTGGGTGGTTTTGTTGTTACTGCTGGGATCGGTGCCGAAGCATTGTCGATGAAGTACAAGAAGGCTGGTGACGACTACAACGCGATCATGGTCCAAGCGGTCGCCGATCGTTTGGCCGAGGCTTTCGCAGAACTGTTGCACCAAAAGGCTCGACAAGACTGGGCGTATGGGAACGAGGAAGCATTGTCCAACGATGAACTGATCGACGAACAGTATCGTGGCATACGTCCCGCGGCTGGTTATCCCGCCTGTCCCGACCATACCGAGAAGCGAACACTGTTTGATTTGCTAGATGCCGAGCAGAACACGACGGTGGAACTAACCAGCTCATTCGCGATGACGCCAGGTGCAGCGGTCAGCGGTTTGTACTTCGCGCACCCAGACGCAAGGTACTTTGCTGTCGACCGTATGACGAAAGATCAGATCGAAGCGTATGCGAAGCGAAAAGGTATGCCTTTGGAAGAAGTCGAACGTTGGTTGTCACCCAACTTGGCATACGACCCTTCGTAG